A window of Chlamydiales bacterium STE3 genomic DNA:
CGTGGCGTGGGGCTAATTTAAATAACATTTTGCATTTTGAAAGAGATTATGCAGGTGCAAAAGTTGTGCGCTTGGAGCGAAACTACCGTAGTCGAAGCAATATCCTGCAAGCTGCTAATGATCTGATTAGCAATAACTTACAAAGATTTAAAAAAAATTTATGGAGTGATTTAGGAGAGGGTGCTAAAATTCGTCGGTTTTCGGGATATGATGAGCAGGAGGAGGCGCGGTTTGTAGCTCGCAGATTAAGATTTCACCATGAAGAGCACGGGATACCCTACAATCAGATGGTCGTTTTTTATCGCACAAACGCTCAGTCCCGTCCATTAGAAGATCAGCTGTTATCTGTACGATTACCCTATACTATTGTTGGAGGCATTTCCTTCTACCATAGAAAAGAAATCAAAGACATCTTAGCCTTTTTACGCCTCATACATTCGAGTGCTGACTACATTGCTTTCGCTCGCACTATTAATATTCCTAAGCGGGGGATTGGGGATGCGACGTTAGATAAGCTAGCTTCACATGCGATGTTAGAAAGTCTTCCTATTTTAAATTACGTTAAGGCCCTTACTGAAAAGCAACCTCTAAAGCATTCCGCAAAGCTTTCTTCCAAAGCATTGGAAGGTTTAAGGCAATTTAGTCAAATGCTCGATGAGTTCAAGCTGCAGGCTCAAACAGCATCTTTAAAAGATTTAGTCGTCAGTGTGATAGAAAAAAGCCATTATTTAGATTTTCTCGCCCTAGAGGAAAAAGAGACCTTTGAGGAACGTAAGGAAAACTTGGATGAGCTTATCGCCAAAGCTATTGAATGGGAGTATAATAGTGAAGAGCCTACCTTAGAAGGTTTTTTAGAAGAGCTTTCTCTTAAATCCAGTTTAGATGAGTCTACTGGTGAACGCGAACGCATAAACCTGATGACGATTCACAATGGAAAAGGGTTAGAGTTTACTGTAACATTTCTCGTCGGGATGGAAGAAGATCTTTTTCCTCACGCCAACTCACGGGAAAGTGAGGCAGCTGTTGAGGAGGAAAGACGGCTTTGTTATGTGGGAATGACACGAGCAAAAGAGTACCTCTATCTCACTAGCTCTCAAATGCGGTACATGTGGGGCTCTCAGCGTTTTCAACGTCCTAGCCGTTTCCTTCTTGAGATAGGACCTCACTTTCTTGAACGTGTCTCAATGGCATGATAACTTATTTGGGATTTTTTCTTGGGGAATTAGCCGAAAAGGCTCGCATGGTTTTTATCCAAAAATAGATTTTCTATTTCCTTTTAACTTTAAAACGGCTTATCTAGTAAAGTCGATATCAGCAAATATTTTTGCACATAGAGTATCTTTAGAAGAAAATTGTATTAAAATTTGCTTATAACCCCTTTGTGCGGCCCTTTCTACATCCTTGACGCATTCACCTTCTCCTAGAAGGATGGCGTTTAATATATTCTCGCTACTAATTTTCTCTAGGTCTTTTTTTATTTTTGAAGAAGAAAGAGAGCTTAATTCTAAAGAAATCCATAGTTCGTTTCCTTTTTCTTGAATATTGACCGAAGAGAATTGTTCTGGGCAAACATCTTTAAGGTGATTCTCTATTTTTTTAGATTGGGTTAATGTACTTTCATCTTTTAGATGAGTGGATTCTTGTGCATTGAGAGTTTTTTCAAAAGGAGTAAATAAGGGATAATGTTTTTTTTCAAATTTTATTTTT
This region includes:
- a CDS encoding ATP-dependent DNA helicase PcrA (Product derived from UniProtKB/Swiss-Prot:P56255;Gene name derived from UniProtKB/Swiss-Prot:P56255;EC number derived from UniProtKB/Swiss-Prot:P56255); this encodes MEYLKNLNEEQIEAVTTIDGPVLVLAGAGSGKTRVVTSRIIHLIKSGIAPSHILGLTFTNKAAQEMKDRVNKLTQNHVWISTFHSLGVRILRESIGVLGYQRDFVIYDEDDSEKLLRTCLSEMGEKEKKGDARAIRALISKVKNNLINADYVDTESLSPSFQDKFPAIYERYVARCKECNAVDFDDLLYLPVKLFREFPEVLEHYQQRFRYLLIDEYQDTNEAQYTLVNSLVEKSHNVFVVGDPDQSIYSWRGANLNNILHFERDYAGAKVVRLERNYRSRSNILQAANDLISNNLQRFKKNLWSDLGEGAKIRRFSGYDEQEEARFVARRLRFHHEEHGIPYNQMVVFYRTNAQSRPLEDQLLSVRLPYTIVGGISFYHRKEIKDILAFLRLIHSSADYIAFARTINIPKRGIGDATLDKLASHAMLESLPILNYVKALTEKQPLKHSAKLSSKALEGLRQFSQMLDEFKLQAQTASLKDLVVSVIEKSHYLDFLALEEKETFEERKENLDELIAKAIEWEYNSEEPTLEGFLEELSLKSSLDESTGERERINLMTIHNGKGLEFTVTFLVGMEEDLFPHANSRESEAAVEEERRLCYVGMTRAKEYLYLTSSQMRYMWGSQRFQRPSRFLLEIGPHFLERVSMA